The Magallana gigas chromosome 6, xbMagGiga1.1, whole genome shotgun sequence genome includes the window TTATAAAGATCAGACTCTATATCTGAAGCTAGCCTTTCGTTTCAAATTCAGTTACATGAACAATTACAGTAAGCAAGGACAGCAATAGCAATTTTTCAACAATCAAACATGCTTAAGCTACTTTAGCTGCGCCAGCATCTATATACTCTGTATCTGAAGCTATCTCTATTTACACATCCAAAGTTATATCAACTGTTTTACTCTAAGTATGAGAAGCATTTACTTCTTTTGATAACAAGCTCCCACAGCAAAACCCAGTTGAGTTGTTCTAAAATCTTAAACCTGTCTAAGCATCTAGATAATCAAGATCACTCTCTCTATCTGACGCTGCGGCCTCAGGATGTATGGAATGAAACCCGGGGTAAATCCCTGTACACCCTTGATTGGACTTGGATAACTAATAAGATGTAGTCaacaaagggcacctgcaccaaaaaacCTACTACAAAAAGCTTAACCATCTagagcatctgaaattcatggccgaAATTCAGCATCTAAGCCGTtaaagtccataagtaggtccagatgcacaATCAATGCAACTTTGGtaaagataggacaagtaataacttagatacaggacctgcaacaaaaactttatccaggtccggacgccgacgccgggggtatagcataagctccccccgatatcgtctcggtgagctaaaatgtgaattcaatttaattcactACAAAGTTTATAGTACTTCTaatttcaatatcatttaaaaataacaatgaaatgtACGCATTTCAATTTGTGCGTATTTAAAGACGGCattgatttattacatttaagTAATCTATAATCTATATTGTTGCATTATCATGagtttcataattattttaatgaataaacaatGATTTGTCGCActtaatttcaataataaacaaatgatttcTTACCTGTGCCGTTTAAAAGTTGAAGAACTGTGATTATTCCTTGTATCACTGGACTACTAGATGAGGAATGAAGCTGATTGATATTTAGCTGATCTGTAACCATTAAGTATTTAACTGCATGTAATCTCATAATCGCTCTTTTTTTGGAAGGCATATCAAATGagtataattcattgttttcattatcaacttttcaaaaagttttgTTCTTTCGAAAGTATTAAAccaattaaaatatacattgacatgtaaaatgtatacttgagttcaatttctttttcatttttgacagagataaaaaaaatttaaaaaaaaataaaagaaggaaaaaatGAGAGGAGGGTTTTAAAAAGTCCTCTTTTCAAAAGCCTATGAACAACTAATGCAGATACTCATATATAATCTTTATCTTCTATACggtatatgaaatattgtttgaacaATATTATACGAGCCCaaacaatatgtttaaaaatattattaatttatgtgagTTTAATGATTTATGGTCTTTAAGAACTGCATTGCATGTATCATCTAATATAACTCACTtcaatctgaaaaataaagacTAATGCTCACCACTAGTAGTATTGCCTTTGTAGAGCCTGAAGATTAAATCTGCTTTTGTTTAATTCTTTAACTAAATTTATCGGTTTTACACAATTCAGCTATTACCCCTTCCTAAACATTTTGCATAGAGTGTTCTGACGGAAACTGCTTAAATTTcacatgaaatatgaaatgcatAACGGGCGCCCAGGAAACATAAGCAGAGCGCTCCGAAAATAGTTCATAACTTATTACATGGGGCTAATTGTCTTTGGATCAAGAGTGAAATGACTGTAGCCCCTTTTCTTGGTCACCAAAACGTATTATGGTTATTTgaaattctaaaatattttataaaaggatctaattttaatatctaattttaattCGATTGATAAAAATAGGCTGATATCAATTATTCTACAATATTAgtcaatataaaataaatatatcaaatgacCAATCATTACCTATGACTTTTAATGCTCTTGTTTTGTCCTTGGTCAGTTCTTGTTCCACCTTCGTCTCAGAACCAATGGAGACCAAGCCAATATAACCCAGACATgctgaaattaataaaaatagaaagaaTTATAACTGGTCATTAAAACCGTTTTGTAGGACACAAACACTAAAGTACTTTTAAGGGCATATtcattatgttttattaaaatgaagttTTCTACTTTAATGTAACAGAGAGGTCTTACCCTCAATTATTTTCTTGGCTTCTGCCCTCTGTTCCTCAAACGGTTCTCCTGCCATACTGTGAGATACATCTACACACAATACCGTACAAAACTCGTCCAATTTCTCATCGTCATCCAGTTCTCTAGTGACTACAAGTCAacgtcttttttttaatgtttgttgaGATTGCTTTAACTAAGAAGCAAAAAACACTGAAGACTATTCAAATAGATACAAGGATTGTGAAAAATAGCAAAAGACTAAAGAACTCTCATTtgtgtgagaaaaaaaatacaccaaaGGAATTACCCTTGTAGACTACCACAGAATTTAAGTTCATTCATAAAATCGTGTGTTTTTTATGATGCATGCGACACTATTATTAATCTGATCTTAGCTTTAACACTTTTTGTTATTTCATCAcatcaacaaaatttaaattcgaTTCTGATGATAATTGATATTGATGAAATGTTTACAATCCTAGTCAAACCTTGGACAGCTTTGGCTAAAGCCTGTTGTACAACCTTCAGCGAGTCCTCTCCCCATATTTCTTTCAGTGTTTCATGATGCTCTAACAACATATATCTATAATATTATATACCTACGCTTATAACCTATCACTTTCATAAAAGACATTTTTATCTTCAAACAATTACTCTATAATGCCCACatatcaatgttttattattcatttgttgtatgatatcaaaatgtcaccattataatttctttaaaaatcaacaatggtttgttcatattattttttttctggttcGTATTGTTAATCTTGTTTTTTATTAGATTACTGTAGGTTGTCTTGGAAACTACTGTTGACATAAAAAGTATACTAGATTTATTTATGCAAGACTTGAAACCCCATATAAGCTTGTTTTACCTTTTCAAGTTATGCATTGATcgttaattgtttattttgggGGTTTaacatacattgtatttcaactgtttttcatttttaaaagatatataccAGATGATTGAATGTAAAGGTTACCTTCAAATTTCTTTTGACCACTTTCAGccctaaattaaaaaaaacttatttattctttttttctgttcgTTTGAATGCATACACATTAGATATattgtgaaaaataataatcagtatttaaaactatttagaaacatttttaacaagagcttggacgtTTGGtggttgtgtcaaacagcaatataAAGtaagcctgtctatttcatgGCTGGCCAGTCAGCCATGGCTCATCGAAATCAAGAAAATGTGTCTGGCTtgtgagctaagactacgcaatcggtgcatatttcgcatgaaatcagcgtcatttttaatttttgacgcaagaaataaatttaaatgaacTAAATACCTCTTTCCAAGAACAGCATCAAACAAGTGCGAAAAATCTACAAAATCGCCCTCCACTTGACCACTTTCCTCTTCATACTGCGTCTAAATTGACATGTCAAGTAATTGCGATAAGTAAACACATTTGATAACtgaaggattttttttccatatattttttttaaagatacgtCATTAATATCAGAATTAGAGGGTACATTTTATATAACTTATAGGACCTCTATACCAATATATCTTGATTAATGTAACATTCTAGTTACAAGAGGGACACAATATATGGTTCATAAACAAACTCCCGGATAACATTAAATGCCAATTATTCGTACTTTTAGAGTTATGTAACCCCCGTTTAAATATTGTAATGCTTATTCATCAGCACGATTAAAATCaccttttataaaattacacttaaCAATCTTTACCGGTTAAAATGAAAGTGATCCGGGTATATAGTTTTACAGAACGgttgaaaaactttttaattttacatactgAAAAAGGAGACAGAAGTTTCTACTACTATTTTATTGCTATCTCAAACAGGGATCTTGCACAATAGAGGCAAATAAGGTATTTGTACATATACGTTTTGGGGTATGTGTATCAGTAACACAGTGAATGTATGACTGAAATAAAGTTATTAAACCATTCTTTGCTTCAACATTCTAAgtaaacattcttttaaaacaGTTTGTGATATCTCATGCGTATAAATGTAAGTTTCGTTATTCAGAAAACTTAGAAAACTAAACTACAATTTCAATATTCTTGAGTGTTTTCCTCGATGTGTTGCGTTAAATGATATAACTATTCATATTGCATTAAACGTTTATGATTAGTTCTAGCATGCCACTAAAACTGTTTAAGACAAACATATGTTATATAATCAAAACAagcaaataatatttataatacatacAATTGTAACTTTAATCTGtggaataaataaatttacacataatattaaaattaaacaaaatggtctttatttctattgaaaaatttggttaaaattgatGCCAATTCATCacattacatatatacatttgaCTAACTCAAATTTTTgctctctttttaaaaatatattcaaacttCTGAATATTTAAGGCcaattctattatttttaaaaaatcaagcaaTTCCAACGATGATCATGTTACATATCCAAAGTTCTGATGCGACTGTATATATTTGCATTGCAACAAAATGGGAAATTACTCATCAAGCAAAATAGAGACACCAATCCTAATCATTTTATATGTATcttatatatacaatgaaatatatacaaatcAGAGACACCGATATGTAAATTAACGTGAACAAAAAACTCCTCTAGTTTCAAAATTTAACTTGAAAACCTTGTGTATTCACATCATGGTTaattcaataaagaaaaaatatgatattttcctataattgaatacatgtatttctatcgGTAAAGAAAGAAATTTTTCTAAAGAAATTTAACATATGCTTACTTCTTTTCCAACGTTTGAAGCTTGCCATTTGTTCCCGGTGTCTGATTCAAAGAAATCGTTGGCCGCatggtttgtaaaaaaaaccaacacaacaattgcatatcaattatttcacattatacaaatatatgCATAGTCTTTCATGTGGTCGATCTATATATTTACGGACTACACAGATAAACTCTTCGCTTGAGCAAAGTGCAagtcaaatatatttatgaaaaaacaaataaatcctTGGTATAGGTAACGATATAgaaaaaaacaagtttttagCAGACGATAACACAATACTCCATTCCTCTCGAATTTAATCCATAAATCTGAGGGAAATTGAGCATTGTGTTTTCGTCTTAGGACAACTAAAGAACATATTATCTAAAGATAAGTTTGTATGTTTCtatatgaatgtacatgtatattccatcGTTAATACCATGATTGGTATGACCATTATCAGAATAAACAGTATAACTTTTTATGACATTACCATTTGCATCTTGTTTTTCTTGAATACCAGGCGTTTCAGTGCCTTTATTCTCCCGATCTTCCTTTTTGTCTCtgaaataaattcataaaaaaactcCACTGCTTCTtaattctctgaattttttttaaatatattcataaaaatttctcattttaatttagaaaagtTCTCAACCTTTCAAAATTTGTCATGCCCAATTGGGTGGGACCACTCGTTGGAGAAAGGGAAGGGCATCCAGAatcctaatatatatatatatatatatatatatatatatatatatatatatatatatatatatatatatatatatatataagttcattttataaaaaacagTATCCGATTCTGACAAACGAAACTAAACATATTATttactataaaaataaattccaaaatgtgCACTTTATATCGTTAActtataccagtaaaaaaaactttcccaAAACTTATAAAATCCCAAAAATTACTTACCCTGTTACTACTGTCTCTCGGAACATTTAGACTTTCCAATTCCGGTGTTGAACGGATTTTTCTATCTAGTATTCTagaaatattttccaaaattcTCTTTTCAATGCCTTCTGATTCTTCGGATATGACATTACGTAAACTGTTGACTAATTCATTTCTGAGGAAATCATTAATCTGTAGGATCTGGCGAGTAAACTCGTCTACCGTAATAACTCCAGATTGACCGCCTATCGAAGTTCTCTCGTATTCACAGATAGAAGGAGTCTCTGAATAATGTTGAGAAATTCTTCACATTTAGCGGATAAGATTTCGTTTACTAAAtggattttttcataaatagatATTTACGCAAGATCGAAGTATTCTCTATATACTTTGATTATGACATCTCCCCCTAACAAATGACCATTCCAAATGTTTTTGTAACTCtatacaaatttacattttactaTTTTAGAATAGAACCTTGTTTatgaattcataaaatgtttcaaaattacCTGCTGATTTTTCAGACACATGTGTCTTTTCAGTCTCTCTGTAAAAAACCCCAATGGTATGAGCAAAATTTAATGAGATTATTCTTTTTGTCAATGAACCAGTCATTTGTAATGAGTGCAAAGAGTATGTAACAACCTGTTGTAAACGATGGTGTCATTTTTGTTTGTGATACCCTTTTGTTCTGGGAGAGTCAAAGAAAATCTCACATTCCCAGATATCGGAGGATTTTTCTCTGTCAAAAGTAATTTGTCAAGGAAGATCTGAATTTTTGAGACTGCCTCTGGAGATCTGCCTCTCTGAAAGTCTTCTCTGTTCCTAAAGACCAATGCCAGTTGAATGCACCCGAGTGAAACGTTAGTTAGATAACCCCTGAATTCTTTCAGGAGAAAGGTCACAAGCTGCTGACACTTGTTACACTGGTTGGCCATCAAATCCTGAGGGATCGCTCTCTCAAGGTCAAGGAGGTTTTCTGTCAGCTGGACTTTGATTTTGGTCCTCAATTTCGCCTCCTCTAACTCAAGGCCTCTCCACCTCATTGTCACCAGAGAGGCGCCAATCTGTGACTCAACTGAAGAAAAACAAAGACttgtaaaattgaaaactaGTCAATAGGCCAAAGAAATTAATACTGTGTTTCTCAGGCACAGCTGTATTAGATAGATAATATTAGTTTGGATTTATTACTCTAATGGGTTCACAGGTCCACTCCATTATCACAGCGAGTAAGTGCATAGAGAATCAACTCCCAAAATTTGTTTGCGGCGTTAAACATCCGAGAATGATGCCATTTTTGCcattataaatctttaaaagaaatcCGTATCATTCTTGTCAATTTTTCTGGGTTAAAAAAGATGACGTGAATGAAAAATTCTTTTCCcttatatcaatttaaaatgtaCTACTTTGACAGGtaagtttttttcacttaatttgttaaaattgatgGAAGTGGTAACTGGAACAAACCATGAGAGAAAAGTGGTTCTGACCTTCTAAGCTGCCCTGGGCTTTGAGTCTCTCCATTGTTTGGTTGTTGACATGCATCTCAACAATCACACAACACTGGCCTATCTGAATGTACTTCCCTTGCTCATGGAGAAAGAAGTGAAGATTTGTGTCCCCTGATGATGAACCCCCTGTCACACTAACAAGGGAAGGGAGGGAACTCTTGTCTGTGGGGAGGAGGCTGTCTGTGGTTGGATTTTGAGCCTCTGAAATGTAAAAGGTAGAGAAGGAAATTAATTCTCAAAATCAAAGTGGAAATATCAGGCTGgaataattggattt containing:
- the LOC105343821 gene encoding uncharacterized protein; the encoded protein is MDNEKSTVNIKAKWGSLVSGRDTVTIDQPQGMLLPEVTISEDFSRQPLYSSVNVESSGANVTVADQAAVLVNLRSPEEAQNPTTDSLLPTDKSSLPSLVSVTGGSSSGDTNLHFFLHEQGKYIQIGQCCVIVEMHVNNQTMERLKAQGSLEVESQIGASLVTMRWRGLELEEAKLRTKIKVQLTENLLDLERAIPQDLMANQCNKCQQLVTFLLKEFRGYLTNVSLGCIQLALVFRNREDFQRGRSPEAVSKIQIFLDKLLLTEKNPPISGNVRFSLTLPEQKGITNKNDTIVYNRETEKTHVSEKSAETPSICEYERTSIGGQSGVITVDEFTRQILQINDFLRNELVNSLRNVISEESEGIEKRILENISRILDRKIRSTPELESLNVPRDSSNRDSGCPSLSPTSGPTQLGMTNFERDKKEDRENKGTETPGIQEKQDANDTGNKWQASNVGKETQYEEESGQVEGDFVDFSHLFDAVLGKRAESGQKKFEEHHETLKEIWGEDSLKVVQQALAKAVQVTRELDDDEKLDEFCTVLCVDVSHSMAGEPFEEQRAEAKKIIEACLGYIGLVSIGSETKVEQELTKDKTRALKVIDQLNINQLHSSSSSPVIQGIITVLQLLNGTVRPTNYGSHHTRYPKIVIISDGFFNDCSPDSERKQQQCKKTTELLVSVLEVLVAMSIRVPIYFVPVGKKMEMSPKSINILSETHEWFNKLSVVDNVELLFDSKKRETAMGRVMTAIMSPNQPETPYKSWRTIKEELYENHTGKEMTHIEWLITDSFKRPPQVGTRVRVAGLQPQTTGTILCRIEEPNITLTEKVVVVRDTGETGIFSWSFNQKDLLFYEPSKSSDSSEFTVGSLIREDGHHICGDLGVVIENEQAASEGLPIILWVKDQVKVCWRSRLTTDDKCCFRMKSMIKHAESPLIDLTGLIASKTMAYHLKQTSSSEGTVT